A stretch of Tripterygium wilfordii isolate XIE 37 chromosome 11, ASM1340144v1, whole genome shotgun sequence DNA encodes these proteins:
- the LOC120009074 gene encoding probable receptor-like protein kinase At5g18500 — MATDLNAELSKKTHIFGLKVWEVIGVAVALFIIVILAVLSFCLTSRKKSRVTRNRLPLSQIPTVSKEIKEVRVEQVPTNEFVPQDGILLTIHDKSSDKDSDKVMVHLGMGKLKNGDNSSQSGSFHHLEKDGGSQSGEEGSSGKITVYKPSSSYPITAPSPLSGLPEFSHLGWGHWFTMRDLELATNRFSKENVLGEGGYGVVYRGHLINGTPVAVKKILNNLGQAEKEFRVEVEAIGHVRHKNLVRLLGYCIEGTHRMLVYEYVNNGNLEQWLHGAMRQHGYLTWEARMKVLLGMAKALAYLHEAIEPKVVHRDIKSSNILIDDEFNAKVSDFGLAKLLGAGMSHVTTRVMGTFGYVAPEYANTGLLNEKSDVYSFGVVLLETITGRDPVDYGRSSHEVNLVDWLKMMVGNRRSEEVVDPNIEVRPPTRALKRALLTALRCVDPDSEKRPKMGQVVRMLESEEYPIPREDRRHRRTHGGSTEIESQKENSDTDKSDYPGSRSERRRT; from the exons ATGGCCACTGATCTGAACGCAGAATTATCCAAGAAGACTCACATTTTTGGCCTCAAGGTCTGGGAAGTGATTGGGGTTGCTGTAGCATTATTTATCATAGTCATTCTTGCCGTGTTGTCCTTCTGTTTAACTTCGAGGAAGAAATCAAGAGTTACCAGAAACAGGCTTCCTCTTAGCCAAATCCCTACTGTTTCAAAGGAAATCAAGGAAGTCCGGGTAGAGCAAGTGCCAACAAATGAGTTTGTTCCTCAGGATGGGATTCTTCTCACAATTCATGACAAGTCTAGTGATAAGGATTCTGATAAGGTGATGGTTCATCTGGGTATGGGCAAATTGAAGAATGGGGATAATAGCAGTCAATCAGGTTCATTTCATCACTTAGAAAAAGATGGTGGATCTCAGTCAGGTGAAGAAGGAAGTTCGGGCAAAATAACTGTGTACAAGCCTTCTTCTTCATATCCAATAACTGCTCCTTCTCCTCTTTCTGGACTGCCTGAGTTCTCTCACCTAGGTTGGGGTCACTGGTTTACAATGAGGGATCTTGAACTCGCAACAAACCGGTTTTCTAAGGAAAATGTACTTGGTGAGGGTGGATATGGAGTCGTTTATCGGGGACATCTGATCAATGGAACTCCAGTGGCAGTTAAGAAGATCCTTAATAACCT GGGCCAAGCAGAGAAAGAGTTTAGAGTGGAAGTTGAAGCTATTGGGCATGTGCGCCACAAGAATTTGGTTCGTCTTCTGGGATACTGCATTGAAGGAACACATAG GATGTTGGTTTATGAGTATGTCAACAATGGAAATTTAGAACAATGGCTTCATGGTGCTATGCGTCAGCATGGTTATCTTACTTGGGAGGCCCGCATGAAGGTTCTTCTTGGCATGGCTAAGGC TCTTGCTTACTTGCATGAGGCAATCGAGCCAAAAGTGGTCCATCGAGATATTAAGTCAAGCAATATATTAATTGATGATGAATTCAATGCAAAGGTTTCTGACTTTGGCCTGGCCAAGTTGTTGGGTGCTGGAATGAGCCATGTCACAACTCGAGTTATGGGAACATTTGG ATATGTGGCTCCTGAATATGCTAATACCGGTCTTCTGAATGAAAAGAGTGATGTTTATAGCTTTGGGGTTGTTCTTTTGGAAACCATTACTGGAAGAGATCCTGTGGACTATGGCCGTTCTTCTCATGAG GTAAACCTTGTTGATTGGCTGAAAATGATGGTTGGTAACAGGCGATCTGAAGAAGTGGTTGACCCAAATATTGAGGTAAGGCCACCAACTAGAGCTCTAAAGCGGGCCCTTTTGACTGCTCTGAGGTGTGTTGATCCTGATTCTGAAAAAAGACCTAAGATGGGTCAAGTTGTTCGTATGCTTGAGTCGGAGGAATATCCTATACCAAGAGAG GATCGCCGGCATCGAAGAACACATGGAGGTAGCACAGAGATTGAATCACAGAAGGAAAATTCCGACACTGATAAGAGTGATTATCCAGGGTCTAGATCAGAGAGAAGACGAACATAA